GTTGATGCCATACCAAGGCTGATAAATCCTCGCACTGGTCGCGTGCATACCTCTTTTAATCAAACGATAGCGGCGACCGGACGGTTGTCATCGACCGACCCCAATCTGCAGAATATTCCGATTCGGACTGAAATTGGACGGAAGATTCGCAAGGCATTTATTCCGGGAGACCGCGACTGTTATATTCTCTCGGCCGATTATTCGCAAATAGAATTGAGAATCCTCGCCCACTATTCGGAAGACCCCAAACTTATCGAGGCGTTTCAGAATCATGAAGATATTCATGCCCGGACGGCGGCGGAAGTTTTTGGCGTACCGATGGAGAGGGTAACTCCGGAGATGCGGCGTCAGGCAAAAACGGCCAATTTCGCCGTCATCTATGGCGTGACCGCTTACGGTTTGTCGCAACAGACGGAACTCGATGTCACGCAATCTAAAGATTTCATTGATACATATTTTGCCCGCTACCCCGGTATCAAAAAATATATGGAAAGTACCATTGAATCAGCCCGAAAGCTGGGGTATGTTACCACCCTTCTAAACCGAATCAGGTATCTACCGGAAATAAACGCCAAGAATTTCCAGGTTCGTCAGTTCGCCGAGAGAACGGCGATAAATACCCCGATACAGGGAACCGCCGCCGATATGATAAAGATAGCGATGATTCGGGTCTACGACAAAATAAAAGACTGGCGCTCCCGCTTGATTCTGCAGGTTCACGACGAACTGGTCTTTGATGCTTACGAAGAGGAGATGCCCCGGCTCAAGGAAGTAGTCAGAAACGAAATGGAGGGGGCGTTAAGACTGCGCGTTCCGATAGTGGTCGATATCGGTGTAGGCAAGAACTGGTTAGAGACGAAATGAGGCGGATTTAGAATGTTGCTGGGATTGACCGGAAGAATCGGAACCGGGAAAAGCGAAGTAGCCAGAATTTTGAAGCAGTTTGGCGCATTAGTGATTTCGGCCGATGCCATCGGCAAAGCGGTCGTAGATAATAAGCCGGCTGTACTCAAGAAACTGGTGCGCGGATTTGGCGAAGGGATAATAGATAAAAAAGGAAAATTGAACCGTCGTAAATTGGGACGTCTGGCTCTGGCTAATGAAGAAAGCCGACGACGGCTCAATGAGATTGTCCATCCCTTTCTACTGAGAGAACTTGACCATCAGGCTAAAATCTCATTGAAACGCAATAGAATAGTGGTTGTAGATGCCGCTTTGCTCATCGATTGGGGATGGCAGAAGAAAGTCGATAAAGTTATTCTGGTCCAGGCTCCGGATCGCATATGCCTTGAGCGGCTTCTTAAGAAGGGATATTCGGTTGCTGAGGCCCGGGCAAGATTAGGTTCGCAGCTGCCTGATTCTGTTTTGAAGGAACATGCCGACATTATCATATCCAATAGCAAATCCCTTGATGTTCTGCAGGTTAAGGTCAAGCGGGCGATGCAGCGTCTGCTCTGAAAAAGGGTTGACTTTGACTTCAGAAGTAATATATTCTCCGTACATTATGTTAAAAAATTCACAATCTTGAGGATGCGGAGGTACGATGCCACTCCTTGATTCCAAGACCGGAAAGATATTGAAAGATTACACTATAGAGGAATTGAAAGAGCGCGCCAATTATATGCGCGGGCTGGATATGCTTTCTCTCTGCTCGGGCCAGTCGGGTCATTCCGGCGGCACCTTATCGATGATGGATATTCTGTCCAGTCTTTATCTCAAAGTCGCCAGGCACGACCCAAAGAATCCGGCCTGGGATGAAAGGGACCGCATAGTCTGGTCGGCAGGACACAAAGCGCCGGCGCTATATGTCGCTCTGGCCGTTTCAG
The DNA window shown above is from Candidatus Zixiibacteriota bacterium and carries:
- the coaE gene encoding dephospho-CoA kinase (Dephospho-CoA kinase (CoaE) performs the final step in coenzyme A biosynthesis.) encodes the protein MLLGLTGRIGTGKSEVARILKQFGALVISADAIGKAVVDNKPAVLKKLVRGFGEGIIDKKGKLNRRKLGRLALANEESRRRLNEIVHPFLLRELDHQAKISLKRNRIVVVDAALLIDWGWQKKVDKVILVQAPDRICLERLLKKGYSVAEARARLGSQLPDSVLKEHADIIISNSKSLDVLQVKVKRAMQRLL